A genomic segment from Antedon mediterranea chromosome 6, ecAntMedi1.1, whole genome shotgun sequence encodes:
- the LOC140052711 gene encoding UMP-CMP kinase-like isoform X1 translates to MHCMLVTFVRFASRIIMSSEKPLVAFVLGAPGAGKGTQCSKIVEEFGYVHLSAGDLLRAERNKEGSEYGELIQTHIKNGSIVPVAITISLIERAMNESTVKKFLVDGFPRNEDNLTGWDQQMTDKVNLKFVLFFECSEEECVKRCLKRGEEAAKQGTAARADDNEESLKKRFNTHMSSTMPIIEHYAKQNLVEKVEANRPADEVFADVKKLFTDQPAEPTSPAPAADITPSSEQSPQTAEEPATEEPAREESVTQEPATEEPKSTSWFCQIL, encoded by the exons ATG CATTGTATGTTGGTAACTTTTGTTCGCTTTGCAAGTCGGATCATAATGTCATCTGAGAAGCCGTTGGTAGCATTTGTGCTTGGAGCCCCTGGAGCAGGAAAGGGTACACAATGCTCTAAGATCGTTGAG GAGTTTGGTTATGTTCACTTATCAGCAGGTGATTTATTAAGAGCAGAAAGAAACAAGGAAGGATCCGAATATGGCGAGCTAATACAGACACACATTAAGAACGGCTCTATTGTGCCGGTTGCAATTACGATAAGTCTCATCGAAAGG GCCATGAATGAAAGTactgttaaaaagtttttagtGGATGGTTTTCCACGAAATGAAGACAATTTAACCGGTTGGGACCAACAAATGACCGACAAAGTTAATCTCAAATTTGTACTGTTTTTTGAGTGCTCAGAAgag GAATGTGTAAAAAGGTGTTTAAAAAGAGGCGAGGAAGCCGCTAAACAAGGAACAGCAGCAAGAGCTGACGATAACGAAGAGAGTCTAAAAAAGAG gtTTAATACACACATGTCATCAACAATGCCAATTATTGAGCATTATGCCAAACAGAACTTGGTGGAGAAAGTAGAGGCTAATAGACCAGCAGACGAG GTGTTTGCCGACGTTAAGAAACTTTTTACTGA tCAACCTGCTGAGCCAACATCACCAGCACCTGCTGCTGATATTACACCCTCTAGTGAGCAATCCCCTCAAACCGCCGAGGAACCAGCGACGGAAGAACCAGCGAGAGAAGAATCAGTGACACAAGAACCAGCGACAGAAGAACCAAAGTCAACCTCCTGGTTTTGTCAAATATTGTAA
- the LOC140052711 gene encoding UMP-CMP kinase-like isoform X2 produces MLVTFVRFASRIIMSSEKPLVAFVLGAPGAGKGTQCSKIVEEFGYVHLSAGDLLRAERNKEGSEYGELIQTHIKNGSIVPVAITISLIERAMNESTVKKFLVDGFPRNEDNLTGWDQQMTDKVNLKFVLFFECSEEECVKRCLKRGEEAAKQGTAARADDNEESLKKRFNTHMSSTMPIIEHYAKQNLVEKVEANRPADEVFADVKKLFTDQPAEPTSPAPAADITPSSEQSPQTAEEPATEEPAREESVTQEPATEEPKSTSWFCQIL; encoded by the exons ATGTTGGTAACTTTTGTTCGCTTTGCAAGTCGGATCATAATGTCATCTGAGAAGCCGTTGGTAGCATTTGTGCTTGGAGCCCCTGGAGCAGGAAAGGGTACACAATGCTCTAAGATCGTTGAG GAGTTTGGTTATGTTCACTTATCAGCAGGTGATTTATTAAGAGCAGAAAGAAACAAGGAAGGATCCGAATATGGCGAGCTAATACAGACACACATTAAGAACGGCTCTATTGTGCCGGTTGCAATTACGATAAGTCTCATCGAAAGG GCCATGAATGAAAGTactgttaaaaagtttttagtGGATGGTTTTCCACGAAATGAAGACAATTTAACCGGTTGGGACCAACAAATGACCGACAAAGTTAATCTCAAATTTGTACTGTTTTTTGAGTGCTCAGAAgag GAATGTGTAAAAAGGTGTTTAAAAAGAGGCGAGGAAGCCGCTAAACAAGGAACAGCAGCAAGAGCTGACGATAACGAAGAGAGTCTAAAAAAGAG gtTTAATACACACATGTCATCAACAATGCCAATTATTGAGCATTATGCCAAACAGAACTTGGTGGAGAAAGTAGAGGCTAATAGACCAGCAGACGAG GTGTTTGCCGACGTTAAGAAACTTTTTACTGA tCAACCTGCTGAGCCAACATCACCAGCACCTGCTGCTGATATTACACCCTCTAGTGAGCAATCCCCTCAAACCGCCGAGGAACCAGCGACGGAAGAACCAGCGAGAGAAGAATCAGTGACACAAGAACCAGCGACAGAAGAACCAAAGTCAACCTCCTGGTTTTGTCAAATATTGTAA